A section of the Flavobacteriales bacterium genome encodes:
- the ccsA gene encoding cytochrome c biogenesis protein CcsA, translating to MSYTGEHTWAGQLGHLLTLLSFAGALLAAGAYWWSARRQDDTWRSVARTGFALHAAAVLGIVVVLFTMLFNHWFEFDYVWKHSNRQMPLKYILSCFWEGQEGSFLLWTFWHVCIGLVLIRRGGTWEAPVMTVVALVQLFLASMLLGVHIGDVRIGSSPFLLIRELPENLGLPWTRIPDYLTRIPQFADGRGLNPLLQNYWMVIHPPTLFLGFAATLVPFAYAIAGLWRRELQAWIAPALPWTFFGVMVLGTGILMGGAWAYEALSFGGFWAWDPVENASLVPWLTLVAAGHLMLVNRHRPTSVYTTFLLTLVTFHLVLYSTFLTRSGVLGDTSVHSFTGDGMMPGLTLFMLFFIWLAVVMLHTDRGQQRFYTIVAVALLAIGLALQQPVPAILLFLVVSAVWTFIAQRRDFPQPTEEEALWSREFWLFIGALVLLLSAAQITFSTSVPVLNLLLEPFQGPLTALADTLDSAWLRQVARAKLAPPGEAIAHYNKWQVPFAFIVAVLSAFVQYLRYRSTDMKRFRRAIALSLVVALLLTALGVVLLDYRVADLNLILLFFATAFSAAANLDHIRTVLKGRLTHAGPSVAHVGFALVLLGALISTSRQNEMSRNTQGMDLRFLNEEFSNSTDILLYRGDTVRMGEYYVRYAAKRPEGVNLHYVTEYFRPVPAAYAPGDTVKVGDMLFSCRDAHTASATFLADQPAHWTPIEEFPRRALWRAKPWSATRAGEPLFTLEPFVQLNPRFGNVAEPSTKHWPHRDLYTHVRYADLAADEAEDSAGVHYMPPRLYEKQLGDTIVTPTCLILIDSLRTVRDSVTIRMLGPDYLVYALRMRVRDLYDRERWFEASPVIIYRDGRPVAGKGFDVDPLRVKFELATVDGDRVGLNVFEREYVVMQAIVFPGINILWTGCILMFLGTLMAVRRRLRDRSGTS from the coding sequence ATGAGCTACACGGGCGAACACACCTGGGCCGGCCAGCTCGGCCACCTGCTCACGCTGCTCTCCTTCGCCGGCGCGCTGCTGGCCGCCGGTGCCTACTGGTGGAGCGCCCGACGCCAGGACGACACCTGGCGGAGCGTGGCCCGCACCGGCTTCGCCCTCCATGCCGCGGCCGTGCTCGGCATCGTGGTGGTGCTCTTCACCATGCTGTTCAACCACTGGTTCGAGTTCGACTATGTGTGGAAGCACAGCAACCGGCAGATGCCGTTGAAGTACATCCTGAGCTGCTTCTGGGAGGGCCAGGAGGGCAGCTTCCTGCTGTGGACCTTCTGGCACGTGTGCATCGGCCTTGTCCTGATCCGCCGCGGCGGAACGTGGGAAGCGCCCGTGATGACCGTGGTGGCCCTGGTGCAGCTCTTCCTGGCCAGCATGCTGCTCGGCGTGCACATCGGCGATGTGCGCATCGGCAGCAGCCCCTTCCTGCTGATCCGCGAGCTGCCGGAGAACCTCGGGCTGCCGTGGACACGCATCCCCGACTACCTCACCCGCATCCCCCAGTTCGCCGACGGACGCGGCCTCAACCCGCTGCTGCAGAACTACTGGATGGTGATCCATCCGCCCACGCTGTTCCTGGGCTTCGCCGCCACGCTCGTTCCCTTCGCCTACGCCATCGCAGGCCTGTGGCGCCGCGAGCTGCAGGCCTGGATCGCACCCGCGCTGCCGTGGACCTTCTTCGGGGTGATGGTGCTGGGGACCGGCATCCTGATGGGTGGTGCCTGGGCCTATGAGGCCCTCAGCTTCGGCGGCTTCTGGGCCTGGGACCCCGTGGAGAACGCCTCCCTGGTGCCCTGGCTCACCCTGGTGGCCGCCGGCCACCTGATGCTCGTGAACCGCCACCGGCCCACCTCGGTCTACACCACCTTCCTGCTCACGCTCGTCACCTTCCACCTGGTGCTCTACAGCACCTTCCTCACCCGCAGCGGCGTGCTCGGCGACACCAGCGTGCACAGCTTCACCGGCGATGGCATGATGCCGGGGCTCACCCTCTTCATGCTGTTCTTCATCTGGCTGGCCGTGGTGATGCTGCACACCGACCGGGGCCAGCAGCGCTTCTACACGATCGTGGCCGTGGCCCTGCTGGCGATCGGCCTCGCCCTGCAGCAGCCCGTTCCGGCCATCCTGCTCTTCCTGGTGGTGAGCGCGGTGTGGACCTTCATCGCCCAGCGCCGCGACTTCCCCCAGCCGACCGAGGAGGAGGCGCTCTGGAGCCGCGAGTTCTGGCTCTTCATCGGCGCATTGGTGCTGCTGCTCAGCGCGGCCCAGATCACCTTCAGCACTTCGGTGCCCGTGCTCAACCTGCTTTTGGAGCCCTTCCAGGGGCCGCTCACCGCGCTGGCCGACACCCTCGACAGCGCCTGGCTCCGCCAGGTGGCCCGCGCCAAACTGGCCCCCCCCGGTGAGGCCATCGCCCACTACAACAAGTGGCAGGTGCCCTTCGCCTTCATCGTCGCCGTTCTCAGCGCCTTCGTCCAGTACCTGCGCTACCGGTCCACCGACATGAAGCGCTTCCGCCGTGCCATCGCCCTCTCCCTGGTGGTGGCCCTGCTGCTCACCGCGCTGGGCGTGGTGCTGCTCGACTACCGCGTGGCCGACCTCAACCTCATCCTGCTCTTCTTCGCCACCGCCTTCTCGGCCGCGGCCAACCTGGACCACATCCGCACCGTGCTGAAGGGCCGCCTCACCCACGCCGGTCCCTCCGTGGCCCACGTGGGCTTCGCCCTCGTGCTGCTGGGCGCCCTCATCAGCACCAGCCGCCAGAACGAGATGAGCCGCAACACCCAGGGCATGGACCTGCGCTTCCTGAACGAGGAGTTCAGCAACAGCACGGACATCCTGCTCTACCGCGGCGACACGGTGCGCATGGGCGAGTACTACGTGCGCTATGCGGCCAAGCGGCCCGAAGGGGTGAACCTTCATTACGTGACGGAGTACTTCCGCCCCGTGCCCGCCGCCTACGCGCCCGGCGACACCGTGAAGGTGGGCGACATGCTCTTCAGCTGCCGCGACGCGCACACGGCCTCGGCCACCTTCCTGGCCGACCAGCCCGCGCACTGGACGCCGATCGAGGAGTTCCCCCGCCGCGCGCTGTGGCGCGCGAAGCCCTGGTCCGCCACCCGCGCCGGCGAGCCCCTCTTCACCCTGGAGCCCTTCGTGCAGCTGAACCCGCGCTTCGGCAACGTGGCAGAGCCGAGCACCAAGCACTGGCCCCACCGCGACCTGTACACCCACGTGCGCTACGCCGACCTGGCCGCCGACGAGGCCGAGGACAGCGCCGGCGTGCACTACATGCCGCCGCGCCTCTACGAGAAGCAGCTCGGCGACACCATCGTCACCCCCACCTGCCTGATCCTGATCGACAGCCTGCGCACCGTGCGCGACAGCGTCACCATCCGCATGCTGGGCCCCGACTATCTGGTGTACGCCCTGCGGATGCGGGTGCGCGACCTCTACGACCGTGAGCGCTGGTTCGAGGCCAGCCCCGTGATCATCTACCGCGACGGCCGGCCCGTGGCCGGAAAGGGCTTCGACGTGGACCCGCTGCGCGTGAAGTTCGAGCTGGCCACGGTGGACGGCGACCGCGTGGGGCTCAACGTCTTCGAGCGCGAGTATGTGGTGATGCAGGCCATCGTGTTCCCGGGCATCAACATCCTGTGGACGGGTTGCATCCTCATGTTCCTGGGCACGCTGATGGCCGTGCGTCGAAGGCTGCGCGACCGCAGCGGCACCTCCTGA
- a CDS encoding glutathione peroxidase has translation MPTFHTLSATTIDGRPFSFDQLKGHKVLIVNTASECGYTPQYAELQELYATHKDKGLVVLGFPSNDFGGQEPGAEADIATFCSKNYGVTFPMMSKVRTTGADQHPVYRWLTRSDANGVLDAEVKWNFHKFLIDEQGVLHKELPSSVSPLDPAVLAWVEG, from the coding sequence ATGCCGACCTTCCACACGCTTTCGGCCACCACCATCGATGGCCGGCCGTTCTCCTTCGACCAGCTCAAGGGGCACAAGGTGCTCATCGTGAACACCGCCAGTGAATGCGGCTACACGCCGCAGTACGCCGAACTGCAGGAGCTCTATGCCACGCACAAGGACAAGGGGCTCGTGGTGCTCGGCTTTCCCAGCAACGACTTCGGCGGACAGGAGCCCGGCGCGGAGGCGGATATCGCGACCTTCTGCTCGAAGAACTACGGCGTCACCTTCCCGATGATGAGCAAGGTGCGGACCACGGGCGCCGACCAGCATCCGGTGTACCGGTGGCTCACGCGCAGCGACGCGAACGGGGTGCTCGATGCGGAGGTGAAATGGAACTTCCACAAATTCCTCATCGACGAACAGGGCGTGCTGCATAAGGAGCTCCCCAGCAGTGTGAGCCCGCTGGACCCGGCGGTGCTGGCGTGGGTGGAAGGCTGA
- a CDS encoding heme exporter protein CcmB, whose amino-acid sequence MRLSEIAAIIRLELALDLRQRAAWAGLLLYSVGACYIAFLALRSGTTTPVWNALLWIILLFAAFNTLTRAFQREDAGRQLYLHTLADPRSVVIARTLYSMGLMLALALVTVAVYILLLGDHPLREADVALFLLTVALGGTGFAAVLTLISAIAARAGNGVGLTAVLGLPLVLPLLLSALRASKLALDGIGLNVTGTYLLWLLLIDMLTVALAYLLFPYLWRD is encoded by the coding sequence ATGCGCCTTTCGGAGATCGCCGCCATCATCCGCCTGGAGCTGGCCCTTGACCTGCGGCAGCGCGCCGCGTGGGCGGGGCTTCTGCTCTACTCGGTCGGCGCCTGTTACATCGCTTTCCTGGCCCTGCGCAGCGGCACCACCACACCGGTGTGGAACGCGCTGCTCTGGATCATCCTGCTCTTCGCGGCGTTCAACACCCTCACGCGCGCCTTCCAGCGCGAGGACGCCGGGCGCCAGCTCTACCTGCACACCCTGGCCGACCCGCGCAGCGTGGTGATCGCGCGCACCCTCTACAGCATGGGCCTGATGCTGGCCCTCGCCCTGGTCACCGTGGCGGTGTACATCCTGCTCCTGGGCGACCATCCGTTGCGCGAGGCCGACGTGGCCCTCTTCCTGCTCACGGTCGCCCTGGGCGGCACCGGCTTCGCGGCGGTGCTCACGCTCATCTCGGCCATCGCCGCACGCGCCGGCAACGGCGTGGGGCTCACCGCCGTGCTGGGCCTGCCCCTGGTGCTGCCCCTGCTGCTCAGCGCCCTGCGCGCCAGCAAGCTCGCCCTCGACGGCATCGGCCTCAATGTCACCGGCACCTACCTGCTGTGGCTGCTGCTGATCGACATGCTCACCGTGGCCCTCGCCTACCTGCTGTTCCCCTACCTTTGGCGCGACTGA
- the ccsA gene encoding cytochrome c biogenesis protein CcsA codes for MRHWWKALGIALLLAVVGFGLGVDLAPALVHVDRDRIAPGPVELRITTYRTVLSPDAPPQVWISNDGQRVCATRVAVNDPTHLTASVDVPAGLRADLTHLVVLPAGGDTLALLDAFWTEGRGDGIADSPCPPAAGRAQAPGFRFPNRSLLTESIRNLFFHVPMWFTMMLLMTISVVMSLRHLRTGSLDHDGAALAAVHVGLLFAVLGLITGSIWARVTWGGWWTSDTKLNGAAVTTLVYAAYLVLRGSVSDPHKAARLAAVYNIFAYVLMMVFLMVLPRLSDSLHPGNGGNPAFNQYDLDDRLRLVFYPAVLGWMLLGTWAWTLARRLDRLQRLHDHA; via the coding sequence ATGAGGCATTGGTGGAAGGCCCTGGGCATCGCGCTGCTGCTGGCCGTGGTGGGCTTCGGCCTCGGGGTCGACCTCGCCCCCGCCCTGGTGCATGTGGACCGTGACCGGATCGCCCCCGGCCCGGTCGAGTTGCGCATCACCACCTACCGCACCGTACTGAGCCCCGACGCCCCGCCGCAGGTGTGGATCAGCAATGATGGACAGCGCGTGTGCGCCACCCGGGTCGCTGTGAACGACCCCACGCACCTCACCGCCTCCGTGGACGTGCCGGCCGGGCTCCGCGCCGACCTCACCCACCTGGTGGTGCTGCCTGCCGGGGGCGACACGCTGGCCTTGCTCGATGCCTTCTGGACCGAAGGCCGGGGCGATGGCATCGCGGACAGCCCCTGCCCGCCCGCCGCAGGCCGCGCGCAGGCACCGGGCTTCCGGTTCCCCAACCGCAGCCTGCTCACCGAGAGCATCCGCAACCTCTTCTTCCATGTGCCCATGTGGTTCACCATGATGCTGCTGATGACCATCTCGGTGGTGATGAGCCTGAGGCACCTGCGCACCGGCTCGTTGGACCACGACGGCGCCGCGCTCGCCGCCGTGCATGTCGGTCTGCTCTTCGCCGTGCTCGGTCTGATCACCGGCAGCATCTGGGCGCGGGTCACCTGGGGCGGCTGGTGGACCAGCGACACCAAGCTCAACGGAGCGGCCGTCACCACGCTGGTGTACGCCGCCTACCTGGTGCTGCGCGGTTCGGTGAGCGACCCGCACAAGGCCGCGCGCCTCGCCGCCGTCTACAACATCTTCGCCTACGTGCTGATGATGGTCTTCCTGATGGTGCTGCCGCGCCTGAGCGATTCGCTGCATCCGGGCAACGGCGGCAACCCGGCCTTCAACCAATACGACCTGGACGACCGGCTGCGGCTGGTGTTCTATCCCGCGGTGCTCGGCTGGATGCTGCTGGGCACCTGGGCGTGGACCCTGGCGCGCCGCCTGGACCGTCTGCAACGCCTCCACGACCATGCGTGA
- a CDS encoding cytochrome c maturation protein CcmE — translation MKRSHLIAIAIIAVAIAALIGSLSDSSTYADLDEALANPGREYHVVGVLDRSQDIVYEPSVNASLTEFTMQDLQGRSCRVKLAKAKPQDFERSERLVLIGEATEGGEFHATDMLMKCPSKYNEQNQVGV, via the coding sequence ATGAAACGAAGCCACCTCATCGCCATCGCCATCATCGCCGTGGCCATCGCCGCCCTCATCGGCTCCCTGAGCGACAGCAGCACCTATGCCGACCTCGACGAGGCCCTGGCCAACCCGGGAAGGGAGTATCACGTGGTGGGCGTGCTGGACCGCAGCCAGGATATCGTCTACGAACCCAGCGTGAACGCCAGCCTCACGGAGTTCACCATGCAGGACCTGCAGGGGCGGAGCTGCCGTGTGAAGCTCGCCAAGGCCAAGCCGCAGGACTTCGAGCGCAGCGAACGCCTGGTGCTCATCGGTGAGGCCACCGAGGGCGGTGAGTTCCACGCCACCGACATGCTGATGAAGTGCCCCAGCAAGTACAACGAACAGAACCAGGTGGGCGTGTAG
- the bshB1 gene encoding bacillithiol biosynthesis deacetylase BshB1: MHGGPVDILCITAHPDDAEISCAGTLMRQIELGHSVGLVELTAGELGTRGSATLRRQEAEAAMRVIGARFRYDLGLPDGFFRSEREVLLKVVTVLRLHRPRVVITNAVRDRHPDHGRGADLVREAAFLSGLRRIDTIFSGKAQEPWRPTTVLHCVQDNWIDPDLVVDITPFWDRKMEALMCFRSQFYDPTSTEPESPIATREFLPFLEGRHRAMGRIIHAAYGEGFTVQRAPGVRDVMELA; this comes from the coding sequence ATGCACGGCGGACCGGTCGACATCCTATGCATCACGGCACATCCCGATGATGCGGAGATCTCGTGCGCAGGCACGCTGATGCGGCAGATCGAGCTGGGCCACAGCGTGGGTCTGGTGGAGCTGACGGCCGGTGAGCTGGGCACGCGCGGCAGCGCCACCCTGCGCCGCCAGGAGGCCGAGGCGGCCATGCGGGTGATCGGGGCGCGGTTCCGGTACGACCTGGGCCTGCCCGACGGCTTCTTCCGCTCGGAGCGCGAGGTGCTGCTGAAGGTCGTCACCGTGCTGCGGCTGCACCGGCCACGGGTGGTGATCACCAACGCGGTGCGCGACCGCCATCCCGATCACGGCCGTGGTGCCGACCTGGTGCGCGAGGCCGCGTTCCTGAGCGGCCTGCGGCGCATCGACACCATCTTCAGCGGCAAGGCCCAGGAGCCCTGGCGCCCCACCACCGTGCTGCACTGTGTGCAGGACAACTGGATCGATCCCGACCTGGTGGTGGACATCACCCCGTTCTGGGACCGCAAGATGGAGGCGCTGATGTGCTTCCGCTCGCAGTTCTACGACCCCACCAGCACCGAGCCGGAGAGCCCGATCGCCACGCGCGAGTTCCTGCCCTTCCTGGAGGGGCGGCACCGGGCGATGGGGCGCATCATTCATGCCGCGTACGGAGAAGGGTTCACTGTGCAGCGTGCGCCGGGCGTGCGCGATGTGATGGAACTGGCGTGA
- a CDS encoding glutathione peroxidase — translation MAPFHALKATDIAGAPVDLSAYKGHPVLIVNTASRCGHTPQYAKLQELFGRYEAKGLVILGFPSNDFMRQEPGDNAEIAEFCTKNYGVTFPMMSKVQVKGDERDPVYQWLTRKDLNGALDSKVKWNFQKYLVDGQGRLIGVFDPGTDPLDPSITTLIDANL, via the coding sequence ATGGCGCCCTTCCATGCGCTGAAGGCCACCGACATCGCGGGCGCACCGGTCGACCTGTCGGCCTACAAGGGCCATCCGGTGCTCATCGTGAACACCGCCAGCCGCTGCGGCCACACGCCGCAATACGCCAAGCTGCAGGAGCTCTTCGGGCGCTACGAGGCGAAGGGCCTGGTGATCCTCGGCTTCCCCAGCAACGACTTCATGCGGCAGGAGCCCGGCGACAACGCCGAGATCGCCGAGTTCTGCACGAAGAACTACGGGGTCACCTTCCCCATGATGAGCAAGGTGCAGGTGAAAGGCGACGAACGCGACCCCGTCTATCAGTGGCTCACCCGCAAGGACCTCAACGGGGCCCTGGACAGCAAGGTGAAGTGGAACTTCCAGAAGTACCTCGTGGACGGCCAGGGGCGCCTGATCGGTGTGTTCGATCCCGGCACCGACCCGCTCGATCCGTCCATCACCACCCTCATCGACGCCAACCTATGA
- a CDS encoding 3-deoxy-D-manno-octulosonate 8-phosphate phosphatase codes for MPAEPTYKERLAALDTFLFDVDGVFTDNRVLLMPGLDPVRTFHTRDAYAVQHAVREGLRIVIVTGGHSDGVVQSFQRLGVTEVHTRTRDKLELVERLIAEQRLDPARSAYMGDDIPDLRVMRRVALACCPSDAAEEVKAISHFVSRLPGGGGCVRDLIEQAMKVQGRWMTDGAYTW; via the coding sequence ATGCCCGCTGAACCCACCTACAAGGAACGCCTCGCCGCGCTGGACACCTTCCTGTTCGACGTGGACGGCGTGTTCACCGACAACCGCGTGCTGCTGATGCCCGGCCTGGACCCGGTGCGCACCTTCCACACCCGCGACGCCTACGCCGTGCAGCATGCCGTTCGCGAAGGCCTGCGGATCGTGATCGTCACCGGCGGACACAGCGACGGCGTGGTCCAGAGCTTCCAGCGGCTCGGCGTCACCGAGGTGCATACCCGTACGCGCGACAAGCTGGAGCTGGTGGAGCGCCTTATCGCCGAACAGCGGCTCGACCCTGCGCGTTCGGCCTACATGGGCGACGACATCCCCGACCTGCGCGTGATGCGGCGCGTGGCCCTGGCCTGCTGCCCGTCCGACGCGGCCGAGGAGGTGAAGGCCATCAGCCACTTCGTGAGCCGCCTGCCCGGCGGTGGCGGATGCGTACGCGACCTGATCGAGCAGGCCATGAAGGTGCAGGGACGCTGGATGACCGACGGTGCGTACACCTGGTGA
- a CDS encoding geranylgeranylglycerol-phosphate geranylgeranyltransferase, with translation MLALLRLSRPLNLLIIAGTMAVMRYGVVGGLLGASGLPLALGGTWFALLVLSTVLIAAGGNIINDYFDTRIDRINKPDELIVGRSVPRRKAMAAHLVLSGLGLLCGWAVVAHTGLWRLAVIPPFAIGALWTYSTTFKRQLIIGNGLVATLTALVPLTVGLYEIPLAQRLHTGELLAAFADEAAVHFYFRVIWYWVFAFTGFAFLATLVRELQKDMADVPGDRALGCRTIPIVWGMGAARAIVLVHTLVLVAALLLLRRAFLDDRLSYWTIAVLILTLLISAGLTWNAHDRRAHVRAGIVMKVAMVLAVGYGLLIPLVLDLS, from the coding sequence ATGCTGGCCCTCCTTCGCCTCAGCCGTCCATTGAACCTGCTCATCATCGCCGGCACGATGGCCGTGATGCGGTACGGCGTGGTGGGCGGGCTGCTCGGCGCCAGCGGTCTGCCCCTTGCGCTGGGCGGGACCTGGTTCGCGCTGCTCGTGCTCAGCACGGTGCTCATCGCCGCCGGCGGCAACATCATCAACGACTACTTCGACACGCGCATCGACCGCATCAACAAGCCCGACGAACTGATCGTGGGACGCTCGGTGCCGCGTCGGAAGGCCATGGCGGCGCACCTGGTCCTGAGCGGGCTGGGGCTCCTGTGCGGCTGGGCCGTGGTGGCGCACACGGGCCTGTGGCGGCTGGCCGTGATCCCGCCCTTCGCCATCGGCGCCTTGTGGACTTACAGCACCACCTTCAAGCGGCAGCTCATCATCGGCAACGGGCTGGTGGCAACGCTCACCGCCTTGGTACCGCTCACCGTCGGCCTCTACGAGATCCCCCTCGCCCAGCGCCTGCACACCGGCGAACTGCTTGCCGCCTTCGCCGATGAGGCCGCCGTCCACTTCTACTTCCGGGTGATCTGGTACTGGGTGTTCGCCTTCACGGGCTTCGCCTTCCTGGCCACCCTGGTGCGCGAACTGCAGAAGGACATGGCCGATGTGCCGGGCGACCGTGCCCTGGGATGCCGCACGATCCCCATCGTGTGGGGCATGGGCGCCGCCCGGGCCATCGTGCTCGTGCACACCTTGGTGCTCGTGGCCGCCCTGCTGCTGCTGCGCCGCGCCTTCCTCGACGACCGCCTCTCCTACTGGACCATCGCGGTGCTCATCCTCACGCTGCTCATCAGCGCCGGCCTCACCTGGAACGCACACGACCGGCGTGCGCATGTGCGCGCCGGGATCGTGATGAAGGTGGCCATGGTGCTCGCCGTCGGCTACGGCCTGCTCATTCCCCTGGTGCTGGACCTTTCATGA
- a CDS encoding DUF2520 domain-containing protein encodes MPLREGILLVGTGRAAHHLGHAIARAGLPLTGVVGRSTSSAKPLALALRTTPFGPDEPLPPAALTLLAVSDDAIAQVAARLGAREGVVAHLSGASDMDRLLPHAHRGVLWPVMSLSPGEPADLSHVPLVVDANGEEARRVLLDLARSLSGKVVELPLDQRRLVHLAAVFASNFPVALFAESCTLLERGGIPSDLLTPLWKATAAKAAAVGPEQALTGPARRGDRGTIDRHLAALEGDPDLRRAYALLSDLIAKRHPRAPDAR; translated from the coding sequence ATGCCGCTGCGCGAAGGCATCCTGCTGGTGGGAACGGGCCGCGCGGCCCACCACCTGGGGCATGCCATCGCCCGAGCCGGTCTTCCGCTGACCGGTGTCGTGGGCCGCTCCACCTCCTCCGCCAAACCGCTGGCCCTGGCCCTGCGCACCACGCCGTTCGGGCCGGACGAACCGCTGCCGCCCGCAGCGCTCACCCTGCTGGCCGTGAGCGACGACGCCATCGCGCAGGTGGCCGCCCGCCTGGGCGCCCGCGAGGGCGTGGTGGCCCATCTCTCCGGCGCCTCCGACATGGACCGCCTGCTGCCCCATGCGCACCGTGGCGTGCTGTGGCCCGTGATGAGCCTGAGCCCCGGCGAGCCCGCCGACCTGAGCCATGTGCCGCTGGTGGTGGACGCCAACGGGGAGGAGGCCCGCCGCGTGCTGCTCGACCTGGCCCGCAGCCTCAGCGGCAAGGTGGTTGAGCTGCCCCTGGACCAACGCCGGCTGGTGCACCTCGCCGCCGTGTTCGCCTCCAACTTCCCGGTGGCCCTCTTCGCCGAATCGTGCACCCTGCTGGAGCGTGGCGGCATCCCGTCGGACCTGCTGACGCCGCTGTGGAAGGCCACCGCCGCCAAGGCCGCCGCCGTGGGTCCCGAGCAGGCGCTCACCGGGCCCGCACGCCGCGGCGACCGCGGCACGATCGACCGCCACCTCGCCGCGTTGGAGGGCGATCCCGATCTTCGCCGCGCCTATGCGCTGCTCTCCGACCTGATCGCGAAGCGGCATCCACGAGCGCCCGATGCCCGCTGA
- the maf gene encoding septum formation protein Maf: MSAQPLLPWRIVLASASPRRRQLLEGLELPLRVVPLDVDETPPPDLALDEVAEELAVRKAMAYTTPLAADEVLVTADTTVLLDDPSGAGTSLLLNKPEDDADARRMLALLSGRTHRVVTGVCLRTLGGTVRFSDEARVSFRALEPEEIAYYVDRHHPLDKAGAYGVQDWIGYTAVARIEGSFYTVMGLPMHRVYLALRDLPTPQP, from the coding sequence ATGAGCGCGCAGCCCCTGCTCCCCTGGCGGATCGTGCTCGCCTCCGCCTCACCCCGACGGCGCCAGCTCTTGGAAGGCCTCGAACTTCCGCTGCGCGTGGTGCCGCTGGACGTGGATGAAACACCGCCACCGGACCTCGCGCTGGACGAGGTGGCCGAGGAACTGGCCGTGCGCAAGGCCATGGCCTACACCACGCCGCTCGCCGCCGACGAGGTGCTGGTGACCGCCGACACCACGGTGCTGCTCGATGACCCCTCGGGTGCCGGGACCAGCCTGTTGTTGAACAAGCCCGAGGATGACGCGGACGCCCGCCGCATGCTCGCCCTGCTCAGCGGCCGCACCCACCGGGTGGTCACCGGGGTGTGCCTGCGCACGCTGGGCGGCACCGTGCGGTTCAGCGACGAGGCACGGGTGTCCTTCCGCGCGCTGGAGCCCGAGGAGATCGCCTACTACGTGGATCGCCACCATCCGCTGGACAAGGCCGGGGCCTATGGCGTGCAGGACTGGATCGGCTACACCGCCGTCGCCCGCATCGAGGGCAGCTTCTACACCGTGATGGGCCTGCCGATGCATCGCGTGTACCTCGCCCTGCGCGACCTTCCCACGCCACAACCATGA